A part of Neovison vison isolate M4711 chromosome 6, ASM_NN_V1, whole genome shotgun sequence genomic DNA contains:
- the LOC122910391 gene encoding olfactory receptor 5K1-like — MTEDNFSLNTEFILIGFTDYYPELRSLLFVVFLTIYVITMVGNLGLVALIFMEHRLHTPMYIFLGNLALMDSCGSCAITPKMLENFFSKDKMISLYECMAQFYFLCLAGTTECFLLAAMAYDRYVAICSPLQYHTMMSKKLCIQMTTGAYIAGNLHSIIHIGFLFRLTFCGSNEINHFFCDVFPLYRLSCVDPYINELMIFIFSGSVQVFTIGSVLVSYFYILFTIFKMKSKEGRGKALSTCASHFLSVSILYGSLLFVYLRPHSVNEEDEDIPGAVFYTLVIPLINPFIYSLRNKEVINAMKKIMRNIL, encoded by the coding sequence ATGACTGAGGATAACTTCTCCTTGAACACTGAATTTATCCTCATAGGATTTACAGATTATTATCCAGAGTTGAGGAGCCTCCTGTTTGTGGTGTTTCTCACTATCTATGTGATCACTATGGTGGGGAATCTGGGTCTGGTGGCATTGATTTTTATGGAGCATCGTCTTCACACACCAATGTACATCTTTCTGGGCAACCTggctctgatggattcctgtggtTCCTGTGCCATTACCCCCAAAATGTTAGAGAACTTCTTTTCTAAGGACAAAATGATTTCCCTTTATGAATGCATggcacaattttattttctctgccttgCTGGAACTACAGAATGCTTTCTCCTGGCAGCAATGGCCTATGATCGCTATGTGGCCATATGCAGCCCTCTGCAGTATCACACCATGATGTCAAAGAAACTCTGCATTCAGATGACCACAGGGGCCTACATAGCTGGAAATCTGCATTCCATAATTCATATAGGGTTTCTCTTTAGGTTAACTTTCTGTGGTTCAAATGAAATTAATCACTTTTTTTGTGATGTTTTTCCATTATACAGACTTTCCTGTGTTGACCCTTATATCAATGAATTaatgatatttatcttttcagGTTCAGTTCAAGTCTTCACCATCGGTAGTGTCTTAGTATCTTACTTCTACATTCTCTttactattttcaaaatgaaatccaAAGAGGGAAGAGGCAAAGCTTTATCTACTTGTGCatcccactttctctctgtctcaatacTCTATGGCTCTCTTCTCTTTGTGTATCTTCGCCCACACTCAGTTAACGAAGAGGATGAAGATATACCTGGTGCTGTATTTTATACTCTAGTGATCCCATTAATAAACCCCTTTATTTATAGTCTAAGAAATAAGGAAGtaataaatgctatgaaaaaaattatgaggAATATTTTATAA